CAAACCGCAGGACGGAAATCCTAAAAAGCGCTTGTTCCGTTTGAGGGAAGATGAGGCAATCGTGAATCGCATGGGATTCAATAATGGGGGAGTGGATGCTGCGGTCGAGCGGTTGAAGCAAAACAAGCCGATGGGACATCCTGATCATGTGATTATAGGTGGGAATATTGGGAAGAATAAAGTGACCCCTAACGACCAGGCGGTAGATGATTATGTGATCTGTTTCAACAAACTTTTTAATTACGTAGATTATTTTACGGTGAATGTGAGCTCGCCCAATACGCCAGGTTTGCGGGAACTCCAAGACCGTAAACCGCTCACGCATATTTTACAGACCTTGCAGGATCTCAATGATCAAAAAACTTGTCGTAAACCTATCCTTCTCAAAATAGCTCCAGATCTGACTGATGATCAATTGCTAGACATCATAGGAATTGTTGCCGATACAAAAATTGATGGCGTTATCGCTACTAACACGACTATCGAGCGCAAGAATCTCAAAAGCGACATACAACTTCAACAAGAAGCGGGTGGTCTGAGTGGTAAGCCACTTACAAACCGAGCTACTGAAGTGATTAAATTTCTCCACGAGAGAAGTAACGGAGCTTTCCCAATTGTGGGAGTAGGCGGGATCATGAGCCCTAAAGATGCTCGGGAGAAGCTAGAAGCTGGTGCAAGTCTTGTCCAATTGTACACGGGTTTTGTTTATGAAGGCCCGGCACTTGTAAAAAATATCAATAAGTCGATCGCTGCTCAAGCACGCAGCTAGATTTTTCTAGCTAAATTGTTCTAATATTTTAATCTTATGAAAGCTACCGTATTCTTATTGTTGTTCATCATGGCCAATCTTGGATTTGCTCAAAATGAAATGCTTAAAGTTGTATCAGGCAAAATAGATCGTATTGAGAACTTCAAATCTGAATATGTAACTGCTCGTAATGTAGATATCTGGTTACCCGAAGGATATACAGACGATAAAAAATATGCTGTACTCTACATGCACGACGGTCAGATGTTATTTGATGCAGAGACAACCTGGAACAAACAGGCTTGGAATGTGGATGACATCGCTAGCAATCTCATGAATGCTGGAAAAGTGCGGGACTTTATTGTAGTGGGAGTATGGAATGGAGGAGCCACCAGGCATCCCGATTATTTCCCGCAGAAACCATATAAATCGCTTAGCGATGCACAATTAGAGCAATTGTACAAGCAATTCAAGGCAGATGATTTGAAAATTGCCAAAAACTTCAAGCCTAACTCTGATAACTACCTTAAATTCTTAGTTGAGGAGCTTAAACCCTATATCGATAGCAAGTACAGTGTGTATACCGATCAAGAACACACCTTTGTTGCCGGAAGCAGCATGGGCGGCCTGATATCGATGTATGCGATTTGTGAATATCCAGATGTTTTTGGAGGTGCTGCATGTTTATCTACGCACTGGCCGGGCGCCCATTCTATTAAGGATAATCCCATCCCTCAAGCATTTTATGATTACATGGACGAGAATCTTCCAAACCCAGAATCTCATAAGATTTACTTTGACTATGGAGATCAAACACTTGACGCATTATACCCTGAACTGCAACAACAGGTTGACAAGGTGATGCAAAAGAACGGATACGATTCAAACAACTGGATTACAAAATTTTTCCCAGGGGAGAACCATAGTGAGATTGCGTGGGAGAAACGCTTTCACATACCGCTGGAGTTTTTATTGGGGAATTGATCATCGATCTCAAAATTAGTGATGTGTTAAATTTTAATGGATTTTCAAAACCTCCTTACATTTTCACTTTTCACATTAGGACTTGCACTATCCCCTGGACCTGATAATATCTTTGTCCTCACCCAGTCCATG
This genomic interval from Nonlabens spongiae contains the following:
- a CDS encoding alpha/beta hydrolase, with the translated sequence MKATVFLLLFIMANLGFAQNEMLKVVSGKIDRIENFKSEYVTARNVDIWLPEGYTDDKKYAVLYMHDGQMLFDAETTWNKQAWNVDDIASNLMNAGKVRDFIVVGVWNGGATRHPDYFPQKPYKSLSDAQLEQLYKQFKADDLKIAKNFKPNSDNYLKFLVEELKPYIDSKYSVYTDQEHTFVAGSSMGGLISMYAICEYPDVFGGAACLSTHWPGAHSIKDNPIPQAFYDYMDENLPNPESHKIYFDYGDQTLDALYPELQQQVDKVMQKNGYDSNNWITKFFPGENHSEIAWEKRFHIPLEFLLGN
- a CDS encoding quinone-dependent dihydroorotate dehydrogenase translates to MYKSLVRPLLFRYDPEQVHHFSFKSLKLLNKLPGVGTLSRKRYHIKHPSLEKELFGIKFPNPVGLAAGFDKNAVAFKEFSNLGFGFIEIGTLTPKPQDGNPKKRLFRLREDEAIVNRMGFNNGGVDAAVERLKQNKPMGHPDHVIIGGNIGKNKVTPNDQAVDDYVICFNKLFNYVDYFTVNVSSPNTPGLRELQDRKPLTHILQTLQDLNDQKTCRKPILLKIAPDLTDDQLLDIIGIVADTKIDGVIATNTTIERKNLKSDIQLQQEAGGLSGKPLTNRATEVIKFLHERSNGAFPIVGVGGIMSPKDAREKLEAGASLVQLYTGFVYEGPALVKNINKSIAAQARS